The window CTTGATTATTTCCTCCATGCTGATCCTGGAGACGCCGCAAACCACATTGAGCACGATACCGACCGGTGGCGTGATGAGGCCGATCGCATTATTGATGATGAAGAGGACACCAAAGTAGACGGGATCGATGCCCGCCGCCTTGACGATCGGCATCAGGATGGGCGTGAGGATGAGGATGGTCGGCGTCATGTCGAGGGCCGTTCCCACGATCACCACCACGACCATGATCGCCAGCATCAGGAGCGTGTTGTTGCCCATGAAAGGCTTCAGCAGGGTGACGATCTGTGCCGAAATCTCGGACACGGTGATGAGCCAGGACGATACCAGCGCCGCTGCCACGAGAAACATGACGATGCTCGTGGTCAGGGCCGAAGAGACGAAGACCTCATAAAGTTGCGACAGCTTCAATTCCCGATAGATACAGGTCGCGACGAACAGCGAATAGACGGCGACGACGACTGCGGCTTCCGTCGGCGTGAAGATGCCGAAGCGCAGGCCGACGATGATGATGACCGGCAGCATCAACGCCCAGAAGCCGTCGACCACCGCTTTCACCATTTCCGAGAGCGATGCCCTTGGCGGGGGCGTCAGGTTCTCCCGGCGCACCACCCACCACCAGGCCAGGCAGAGCCCTGCCCCGAGCAACATCCCCGGGACGATCCCGGCCAGAAACAGTTTCGAGATCGACACGCCTGCGGCAACACCGAAGATGACGAACCCGATGCTGGGCGGAATCACGGGCGCGATGATGCCGCCGGCCGCCACCAGACCCGCCGCATAGGACTTCTTGTGACCCGCCGCCACCATCATCGGCACCAGCAGGGCGGCCAGCGCCGCGGCGTCGGCTGCCGCGGAGCCCGAGAGCGACGCAAGGATGCAGGATGCGAGGATCGTCACGTAACCAAGTCCGCCGCGAAAATGGCCGACCGCGACGAGCGCAACGTTGACGATTCGCTTGGCCAGACCGCCCTTGTTCATGACCTCGCCAGCGAGCATGAAGAAGGGAATGGCCATCAGCGGAAAGCTGTCCGCGCCGTTGATGACGTTCTGCGCCACGATCTGGGCGTCGAACATGTCGATCGTGCTCATCAGGGCCACGCCGCAGACGATCAGCGCAAAGGCGATCGGCATGCCCAGCGCCATGGCGCCGAGCAGCGAGAAGGTGAAGACGGCGATCGTCATGGCGTGATCCCGGTGATTTTCAGGATGCGAGCGCCGGGCTGCACGATACGGGGAGACAGCATCAGTGCTCCTCCGATTCCCTGACGGCTACCATGTCGGCTTCGCTGGCCTGTCCGGAAATGACGCGGAACAGGTCGTAGAGGAGGATCATTCCGGTCGAAACGCCGAAGATCACGCCGACGCCATAGAAGATGCCAAGCGACAGCCCCGTCGCCGGCGCGCGGTCGTCGAGATTGATGATCGTCTGACGCCAACTTCCCGAGAGCAGAAGCCAGTCGGCGAACAGCATCAGGACGTAGCTGACGATGAAGCAGATGCGTTTGCCGTAAGCCGGCAGCATCCGCACAAGGCTATCGACGCCGAGATGGGCGTGTTCGCGCATTGCCACGATCGCACCGAGGAAAGTCAGCCAGACCAGGAGCCAGCGCGACAGCTCCTCGGAGATCGCGATTCCGGAGTTGAAGCCGTAGCGCAGCACCACGTTGCCGAACACCAGCACCACCATCACCGCAAGAAATGCGGCAATGATGCCCTTCAGCAGGGTGCAATAGAGGTCGAGAATTCGTGCCATGCGGGCCGTCCAGGCAAGGTCAGTTCAAGAGCCGGCCGACCGGTCGGCTCCTACTTATGCATGCTGACGAGGTCGACTATTTCACGTCCTTGCGGATGCGATCGAGCTCGTCGTTGAACAGCTTGACAGCCTCCGGCTTGAGATTGGCGGCAATCTTGTCGACCACCGGCTGCGCCGTCTTACGCATGCGATCGAGTTCTTCCGGCGCGACGGTGTTGTACTGCATGCCCTTCGCCTGCAGTTCCGACAGGGCCTTTTCGGTCTGAAGGCGCGTCTGCTCCTTCTGATAGCCTCGGCTTTCCTCGTACGCCTCGCGCATCAGGCGCTGCTCGGTCGGCGACAGCTTGTCCCAGAACGCCTTGCTCACCAGGATGATGTTCAGGGTGAAGGTGTGATTGGTGGCGGAAACGTATTTTTGCACTTCGTAGAACTTGTTAGAGAGAATGACCGTGAAGGGGTTCTCCTCGCCGTCGACGGTGCGGGTCTCCAGCGCTGAGTAGAGTTCGCCGAAGGCCATCGGAACGGGATTGGCCTTGAAGGATCCGAAGGTCTCAAGGTAGACCGGATTCGGAATCACGCGAAGCTTGAGGCCGTTGAAATCCTCGACCTTGGTGATCGGCCGCGTGCTGTTGGTGACGTTGCGGAAGCCGAGGCCCCAATAGCCCAGACCGATCAGCCCCTTCGGCGGCAAGGCATCGAGCATTGACGTCCCGAATTTGCCGGTGCCGAGCGCGTCGGCCTGCTCGATGGTCTTCACGATGAATGGGAAGTCGATGAGGCCGAACTCCGGCACGACGGTTGCGAGCGACGTCGTCGAGGCCGACAGCATTTCCTGCGTGCCGCCACGCAGTGCGGATTGCTGCTGCAGTTCGTTGCCGAGCTGCGAGGCCGCGAACTCGCGAACCTTCATCTTGCCCCCGCTCTTTGCCAGCAGGATCTCGGCAAACTTCTGCACCCCCGCGCTGACGGGGTGATC of the Bradyrhizobium sp. WSM1417 genome contains:
- a CDS encoding TRAP transporter large permease; translation: MTIAVFTFSLLGAMALGMPIAFALIVCGVALMSTIDMFDAQIVAQNVINGADSFPLMAIPFFMLAGEVMNKGGLAKRIVNVALVAVGHFRGGLGYVTILASCILASLSGSAAADAAALAALLVPMMVAAGHKKSYAAGLVAAGGIIAPVIPPSIGFVIFGVAAGVSISKLFLAGIVPGMLLGAGLCLAWWWVVRRENLTPPPRASLSEMVKAVVDGFWALMLPVIIIVGLRFGIFTPTEAAVVVAVYSLFVATCIYRELKLSQLYEVFVSSALTTSIVMFLVAAALVSSWLITVSEISAQIVTLLKPFMGNNTLLMLAIMVVVVIVGTALDMTPTILILTPILMPIVKAAGIDPVYFGVLFIINNAIGLITPPVGIVLNVVCGVSRISMEEIIKGVWPFLIAQLIVLFAMVLFPGLVTIPAKWFSG
- a CDS encoding TRAP transporter small permease codes for the protein MARILDLYCTLLKGIIAAFLAVMVVLVFGNVVLRYGFNSGIAISEELSRWLLVWLTFLGAIVAMREHAHLGVDSLVRMLPAYGKRICFIVSYVLMLFADWLLLSGSWRQTIINLDDRAPATGLSLGIFYGVGVIFGVSTGMILLYDLFRVISGQASEADMVAVRESEEH
- a CDS encoding TRAP transporter substrate-binding protein; this translates as MSLLVRALSATAICVALTVGASAEDIQERTIRWGHLNNTDHPVSAGVQKFAEILLAKSGGKMKVREFAASQLGNELQQQSALRGGTQEMLSASTTSLATVVPEFGLIDFPFIVKTIEQADALGTGKFGTSMLDALPPKGLIGLGYWGLGFRNVTNSTRPITKVEDFNGLKLRVIPNPVYLETFGSFKANPVPMAFGELYSALETRTVDGEENPFTVILSNKFYEVQKYVSATNHTFTLNIILVSKAFWDKLSPTEQRLMREAYEESRGYQKEQTRLQTEKALSELQAKGMQYNTVAPEELDRMRKTAQPVVDKIAANLKPEAVKLFNDELDRIRKDVK